The following nucleotide sequence is from Phycisphaera sp..
GGGGCGATCTGTTGGAACGGCATCTCGACGAGTGTGATGGCATCGCGCGATTGGCCGAGCACGAGCTTGAGCACCAGCGCGGCGGTGGTGTTGGCACCGGGGATGGCGATGTCGGGCTTCTGGCTGCGCACGCAGCCGTCGCAGTGGAGCGGCGCGTCCTGCCTGGCAACCAGCTTGGGGCCGTAGCCCTCGCCAAACGAGGCCCCGCAATCGGTGATGGCGTAGAGGTCGCTGAGGGCCGGCCACGCGGCGGCGGAGATCGCCGTGATGTCCAGGGGTTGGGACCGCGCGGTCTTATTGAGTTGTTCCACGTCCTCGGGCTTGGGCGTAAAAGCGAAGCGGCCGGTGTCGATCGCGGGCGGGCGCAGTTGCTCGCCGGCGGGCGAGAGGAACCCCGTCAGAGGCCACCACATGGCCATGTCATCGGCATCCGGGGAGTGGGCAAGCGTGAGAGGGATCGTTCCGGTCTGGGGCATGCCGGAAGGATAGGAAGGGCGCCTTGCGGTTCTGGATCGGGAAATCACCGACTTGAATTCGCGTTCAGGCGAGCGGTTGCCTATTTCCCCTCAGCGTACCATTTCATCATGCGGAACTGGTATGGCCCGGGGCCCCGACGGAAGCACTCGGGTGCGCAGCGCGCGTCCGGGGATTCGGTTCGGACGCTCGAGAAGCACAATCGAACGAGGCGAGCGTGGCGTGTCATCTGGCGACGCATGCCCAGGATTTCGATCGAAACGGGTTCGGCTCGCGGCCGGCCGGTGTATTCGATCCTGATCTCGGTGGCCGTGCACGTGGTGCTCATCGTGCTGCTTGCTCTAGCGCTCAGCGGCGTTGCTCGGCACGGCGTGGGTTCGGTCGTGAGCCTCGACCTCGGCGCGGGGCCGAGTGAAACGGCCAGCTTCGAGGCCCCGAGCGTCCAGGCCGAGGCATCCGAAGTGCCAACAACGCCCGAGGATGCCGCCGCGATCGCCGCGCAAGCGTCAGCGGGGCTGACCGGAGCGATCGCACGCGTAAACTCGGCAACCGTGGACGCCCCCCGTGGAGCGGTCGTTCCACGCGGGGCCGGCAAGGGGTCGGCGCCCCTGCTCGAACGTGGGCCGGCGGTGGGGGGGATGTCGAACCTGAGTACCACTGGCATGACGCCGACGCTCGATGGTGCCAGCTTCGCGGGTGTTCGCGCCAAGCGGGCTCGGAGCGTGGTCTACGCGGTCGATGCCAGCGGGGCGATGATCACGAGCCTGCCGTTCGTTCTCGACGAACTCCGGCGGTCGGTTTCGGCTCTGGCTGCCGATCAGAAGTTTGCCGTCGTGCTCTTTGGCCGGCGTGCCGGCGAGGCGGACGCATCGGCCGGCGTGCGGCCGTTCCCCGACCAAGGGATGCGATCGGCGACGCCAGCGAGCAAGGCGGAGTTCTTTGCCTGGCTCGATGAGGCGCAGGCCCGTGGGGCGAGCAATCCGCTCGATGGCCTGCTGTCGGCGCTCGATCGCGAGCCCGAGGTGGTGTTCCTGCTCTCGCGAAGCATCCGGCGGACCGATGGCCGAGAGACCGCGGGCGACTGGGGCCCGGGTCGCGAGGCGATCCTGGCAGAACTCGAACGGGCCAACCCGGTGCGCAAGAGCATCTTCGGACCGCCCGCTCGTGCGGTGCAGGTCAAGTGCGTGCAGTTCCTCGAAGAAGATCCGAGCGGCGTGATGCAGGCCATCGCCGAGGTGCACGGTGGTGGCGCCGGCTCGTACCGATTGTTGCCCGAGTCGGAGTTGCGTAGGCGATGATGAAATTCGTGATCGTGGCTGTTGTCGTCGTTCTCGCAACGGGCGCGCTGGCGCAGGATCGAGCCGAACTCTTAGAACGAGTGCAACGGGCTTCGGACCGAGCGAACGCTTCGCGGGTCCCGGTGAGTGATCGCTTGGAAGCGCTCGATCGTGCGATCGCGGCCCGCGTCGAACTCATGGCTGCCTACCCCGCCGACGCGTACCGGCCGATCTGGCTCTTGGATCAATCCGCCGACACACTGACCAGATTGACCCTGAAGATGGCCGATGTGCGGCTGATCGTGGGCTTGCTCGACCGGTGGGAGCGCGCCGAGGCCCTGGCGGCCGCCGAAGAGGCGTATCTCATGGCCGACACGGCGGGCACACTGATCGAGACCAGATTCGAGCAACACCGACGCATTCTCGAAGCCGGCGGTGAACTCGCCGAGGGTGATCGCACGCTCAACCGGCGACTAGCCGAGACCGAGCAGGGCGTCCGTCGGCCGCTGCTGATGGGCCGCGCGATGGCGCTTCAGGTTGCCGGTCGCGGTGGGGTCGCCGATCCACGGAAGGCGATCGACTTGCTCGACGGCTTGCGTGTGGGATCGGGCACGGCCCGCGTCATCCGCGATAACGCCCTGGCTGTAGCGCACGTCGGGCTGGGCGGACCAGAGAACCGCCAGCGGGCCCTGGTGTTGTTGGATGGCGTGATTGCCGACGCGCCGATGGAAGCCGGGTCCCTCACGCTGGCCGAGGCGGTGCTACTCCGTGGGCGGCTGGCCGATGGTGTGGATGCGAGAGCGAAGGTGATGGCCGATGCCGCTGACCACGCACCGTTCATCGATGAGCAGGGTCTGGGCGACCCGGCCTTGCTCCTGCTCGCTACGGAGGCGCGGGCCCGGGTGCTCGCCGAGGGCGGTCGGCTCGAATCCGCGGCGCGCACGCTCATGGCGTTGGGAGATCGGCGCGATCTGGGGGGCAGCCCCGAGCAATGGGCTTCGCTCGCGGATGATCGGTTAGCGTCGATCGCCCAGAGCTATGACGATTGGCAAGGGGTCGCGCCCGAAGTCGTGTTGCGCACGGCACTGGCGTTGGTGGCGCAGGATCGGCGGCCGCTCGACGCTCGGGCTGTGGTCGTGCTCGACACGCTGCTCGATCGATTCGCGGCAGAGCAGCGTGGCGCACGTGAGGCTGGTGAGCCTTGGACCGAGCCGCCAGAGCGTGCGCCTGCGATGGAGCTGCTGGCCCGCTTGCACTTCGCCACGGCTGAAACGCGCGCCGATGCGATCGAGGCGGATGGCCAGCGAAAGCGAGCGGTCCTCCTGGTGTGGCAGTTGACCGAAGCGCAGGGAGTTGACTTGGCGGGGCTGCTGCCCCAAGCGGCGACGCTCTCGCTGGGTACGGTGGGCGAGGGCATCGAAGGGCAGCAACGCCGCGACCTGCTCGAGGCGGCACTCCAGCGTGTGCCGGGGCATGCCCACGCCGACCGCTGGCGGCTGGGTTTGGCGGCGATGCTGATCGGGGCCGGCGAAGACTGGGCCGGAGCTTTGGACCTTGCCGAGGCTGCGATGCGGAGCCCTGATGCCGCGACCCGGGACGACGCGACGGCCTTGGCGGGGGCGGCCCATGCGCTGTTGGTTGCACGAGCAGAGGACGATGATCCTGCTTCGCTCGCCGTACTCAGGCGGGCTCTGGCCTTCATCAAGACGAATCCGTCGGCGACCGAACTCAACGCCCGCGCGCTGGGTGTGCGTGTCGCGCGGATCCTGGTTGCTCGGGACTCGAGGGAGCACGCGCGAGAGGCCATCGACGCGTTGCGGGGCATGTCAGGTAAGGACGCGCTCGTCCTGCGGGCCAGGGCGCTCGATGTTCTCGGCGAAGCCGACCGGGCGTTCGTGGCGTATCACGCCGCTTCCGAGGTCGTGAGCCCGCAGGCCGACGGGGATGGCTATTGGCACGTTCGCGTGCGGTTCCTGGAGTTGCTCGATGCCGAACGGCGGCGGCGCGAGTCGACCCAAGGCGAGGAGGCCGCCGCCCTGCTCAAGGCCAACATCCGGGCGCAGCTGCTGAAGCTCAAGGCGGTCGATGCCAGGCTCGGTGGGCCGCCCTGGTCCGATCGGCTTGCGGCGATTGAGGCTGGCCTCGAGACCTGAAAGTTAGAGCTGTGCTTCGAGCCAGGCCAGATACTTGTCGGCATCGGCGGCTCCCTCGAGCATCGCGATGGGCTGGCCATCGCGCACGACAATCGTGCTCGGGAACACACGGACGCGCAATTGTTCGAGGGTCGGCCTTGAGGCCTCGTAGCTGGTGCCGTCGATCATCACCGGCTGGGCCTTGCTTGCCAGAAGATCCCGCACGCGCTGGTCGCTGAGCGCGTTGCGTTTGAGTTGCTGGCACGGGCGGCACCAGTC
It contains:
- a CDS encoding ABC transporter substrate-binding protein; this encodes MPQTGTIPLTLAHSPDADDMAMWWPLTGFLSPAGEQLRPPAIDTGRFAFTPKPEDVEQLNKTARSQPLDITAISAAAWPALSDLYAITDCGASFGEGYGPKLVARQDAPLHCDGCVRSQKPDIAIPGANTTAALVLKLVLGQSRDAITLVEMPFQQIAPAVLDGRVGAGVLIHEAQLTFAEMGLKQVVDFGQWWHRKTAQPLPLGLNVIRIGLETEHGDGTVGEISRLLSASVAHARANPEDTRAYLQLHSTARPEWNNADLLDRYLGMYVSDMTASMGETGREALARLYAEASGAGLLGEPVEPVVV
- a CDS encoding thioredoxin family protein; protein product: MDSTPSQPAEAATKPQKSLGGLITTAAIVVVAGLLMARMLIGGGTAPAPEFMPVTTDLASISFEGDKPIVAVVTADWCRPCQQLKRNALSDQRVRDLLASKAQPVMIDGTSYEASRPTLEQLRVRVFPSTIVVRDGQPIAMLEGAADADKYLAWLEAQL